The DNA segment CGGCCTTTCCATTGCCATGCATTTGGAAAAGCCGTTGTAAATTTCAGGTAAGCCGGCCGCAATGCGGCCTGAGCTTTATGCAGATTTATTTCACGCGCATGTCGTTTTTTACCGCAGTCACGCCACTGACGCTTTTTGCCACGGCGACGGCACGACTCATGTCGCCAGGATCGGCCACGAAGCCGCTCAATTGCACAGAGCCTTTGAAGGTTTCAACATTGATTTCCTTGGATTTCAAGGATGCGTCATTGAAGATGGCGGCTTTAACTTTGGCGGTTATGGCAGTATCACCAATGTATTGGCCCGTGCTCTCTTGCGTTGGCGACGATGCACAGCCCACCATGGCGGCAGCAAAAGCGACAGCGGCAAAAAGGATGGAAATTTGTTTTAATTGTTTCATGATGATGTTCTCCGAATAACGTTAAAGAAGTAATAATCAACCTGCC comes from the Janthinobacterium sp. 17J80-10 genome and includes:
- a CDS encoding BON domain-containing protein, giving the protein MKQLKQISILFAAVAFAAAMVGCASSPTQESTGQYIGDTAITAKVKAAIFNDASLKSKEINVETFKGSVQLSGFVADPGDMSRAVAVAKSVSGVTAVKNDMRVK